A region from the Lytechinus variegatus isolate NC3 chromosome 6, Lvar_3.0, whole genome shotgun sequence genome encodes:
- the LOC121417468 gene encoding calmodulin-2/4-like, with protein sequence MERSVKSEENNGLENIFSLFANESTGEIGVDDVNRALRSCGFLPTEEEIIDMIHEVTGNKEKTSLTYSDFLSLMKEEDSEPDLKDMFKVFDKHNRGTISASDLQEVLVDFGIKANDRDVDEMIEEVDEDLNGHITYSEFERIVTSP encoded by the exons ATG GAACGCTCCGTGAAGTCAGAGGAAAACAATG GGCTAGAAAATATCTTCTCGCTTTTTGCCAATGAATCAACCGGAGAGATAGGAGTTGATGACGTCAACAGAGCATTGAGGTCATGTGGATTCTTACCaacagaagaagaaattatagacATGATCCATGAAGTTACGGGAAATAAAG AGAAAACTTCCCTGACCTACTCAGACTTTTTATCACTTATGAAGGAGGAGGATTCCGAGCCCGACCTGAAAGACATGTTCAAGGTTTTCGACAAGCATAACAGGGGAACCATCAG TGCATCGGATCTACAGGAGGTCTTGGTCGATTTCGGAATCAAAGCGAACGACCGCGACGTCGACGAGATGATCGAAGAGGTCGATGAAGATCTGAACGGACACATCACGTATTCAG